Proteins from a single region of Juglans microcarpa x Juglans regia isolate MS1-56 chromosome 5S, Jm3101_v1.0, whole genome shotgun sequence:
- the LOC121267103 gene encoding 14.7 kDa ribonuclease H-like protein translates to MIGSPPPTCWLKLNVDGTVFGELHKAGVGVILRDEAGKVILAASKVEFEVNKTEAIEMLAIFRALQLCTSMGIHRLIMELDCLMDIQVLNNELVSDAMLTPFVSEIRKVLRVFVECKFQHVYREGNQVAHILARYAWNVENISIWNECYPEFISQAVWLD, encoded by the coding sequence ATGATTGGAAGCCCCCCACCAACATGTTGGTTGAAACTAAATGTGGATGGCACTGTTTTTGGTGAACTTCATAAGGCAGGGGTGGGCGTGATTCTCAGAGATGAAGCTGGTAAGGTGATTTTGGCAGCAAGCAAGGTTGAATTTGAAGTGAATAAGACTGAAGCTATTGAAATGCTGGCTATTTTCCGTGCTTTACAGTTGTGTACTAGTATGGGGATCCATAGATTGATTATGGAATTAGATTGCTTGATGGATATCCAAGTGCTCAACAATGAACTTGTTTCTGACGCAATGTTAACTCCATTTGTGAGTGAAATAAGAAAGGTGTTAAGAGTGTTTGTGGAGTGCAAATTTCAACATGTCTATAGAGAAGGTAATCAGGTTGCTCATATTCTTGCCCGATATGCTTGGAACGTTGAGAATATCTCAATATGGAATGAGTGTTATCCTGAATTTATTTCTCAGGCTGTTTGGCTTGATTAA